One genomic window of Hevea brasiliensis isolate MT/VB/25A 57/8 unplaced genomic scaffold, ASM3005281v1 Scaf377, whole genome shotgun sequence includes the following:
- the LOC131168791 gene encoding probable mitochondrial import inner membrane translocase subunit TIM21 isoform X1, which translates to MDHLRRSAVSLRSRCNGLLECQNGLSSLLERKPVKRVSDAGLPAFSSSMAAQKTSFGNSTKRFPVAFKSGYGRQPTADANHRTMEMLHANGNTVLRGGHLDKECMVRHGSQYQLMKIHGANTVNPCYARSFASKASKQTEERTSETRKEVSTVEDPFDAPTYNIPEKPVTFAEGASYSIIILAGLGVAAAAGYAVFKELIFEPKEYKIFNKALKRIQDDAQVRVRIGSPITGYGQESRNRAARQRIPNKIYTDEDGVEHVLVNFYIRGPHGAGKVSAEMFKDRVDKQWKYTYLIVQIMQPSQSQLILESYMPAPTMVPS; encoded by the exons CATCTTAGGAGATCAGCAGTGTCGCTGAGGAGCAGATGCAATGGTCTCTTGGAATGCCAAAATGGGTTGTCTTCACTTTTGGAGCGGAAGCCTGTTAAGCGTGTATCTGATGCGGGCTTGCCTGCTTTTTCATCATCCATGGCTGCACAGAAGACTTCATTTGGTAATTCGACCAAaagg TTTCCAGTGGCATTTAAGTCAGGTTATGGGAGACAACCTACTGCTGATGCCAACCATAGGACCATG GAGATGCTTCATGCTAATG GAAATACTGTTCTTCGTGGAGGGCACCTTGATAAGGAATGCATGGTTCGTCATGGATCACAATACCAACTCATGAAAATCCATGGAGCAAACACTGTTAATCCTTGCTATGCTAGATCATTTGCTTCAAAAGCTTCCAAGCAAACAGAGGAAAGAACATCTGAG ACTAGAAAAGAGGTATCTACGGTTGAGGATCCCTTCGATGCTCCTACGTATAATATTCCAGAGAAGCCTGTGACATTTGCAGAGGGGGCATCCTACAGTATTATTATTCTTGCAGGACTTGGAGTTGCGGCTGCTGCAGGTTATGCCGTTTTCAAGGAACTGATATTTGAACCAAAAGA GTACAAGATTTTTAACAAGGCTCTCAAAAGGATTCAAGATGATGCTCAG GTCAGGGTGAGGATTGGATCCCCTATTACAGGTTATGGTCAGGAAAGTCGAAATCGTGCTGCTCGCCAACGTATTCCCAATAAGATCTACACTGATGAAGATGGCGTGGAGCATGTACTG GTCAATTTTTATATTCGTGGGCCACATGGAGCCGGCAAAGTTTCTGCAGAGATGTTTAAAGACAGGGTGGACAAGCAATGGAAATACACATACTTGATTGTCCAGATTATGCAACCCTCCCAATCGCAATTGATTCTAGAGTCTTATATGCCGGCACCTACCATGGTGCCTTCATAA
- the LOC131168791 gene encoding probable mitochondrial import inner membrane translocase subunit TIM21 isoform X2, producing the protein MVSWNAKMGCLHFWSGSLLSVYLMRACLLFHHPWLHRRLHLFPVAFKSGYGRQPTADANHRTMEMLHANGNTVLRGGHLDKECMVRHGSQYQLMKIHGANTVNPCYARSFASKASKQTEERTSETRKEVSTVEDPFDAPTYNIPEKPVTFAEGASYSIIILAGLGVAAAAGYAVFKELIFEPKEYKIFNKALKRIQDDAQVRVRIGSPITGYGQESRNRAARQRIPNKIYTDEDGVEHVLVNFYIRGPHGAGKVSAEMFKDRVDKQWKYTYLIVQIMQPSQSQLILESYMPAPTMVPS; encoded by the exons ATGGTCTCTTGGAATGCCAAAATGGGTTGTCTTCACTTTTGGAGCGGAAGCCTGTTAAGCGTGTATCTGATGCGGGCTTGCCTGCTTTTTCATCATCCATGGCTGCACAGAAGACTTCATTTG TTTCCAGTGGCATTTAAGTCAGGTTATGGGAGACAACCTACTGCTGATGCCAACCATAGGACCATG GAGATGCTTCATGCTAATG GAAATACTGTTCTTCGTGGAGGGCACCTTGATAAGGAATGCATGGTTCGTCATGGATCACAATACCAACTCATGAAAATCCATGGAGCAAACACTGTTAATCCTTGCTATGCTAGATCATTTGCTTCAAAAGCTTCCAAGCAAACAGAGGAAAGAACATCTGAG ACTAGAAAAGAGGTATCTACGGTTGAGGATCCCTTCGATGCTCCTACGTATAATATTCCAGAGAAGCCTGTGACATTTGCAGAGGGGGCATCCTACAGTATTATTATTCTTGCAGGACTTGGAGTTGCGGCTGCTGCAGGTTATGCCGTTTTCAAGGAACTGATATTTGAACCAAAAGA GTACAAGATTTTTAACAAGGCTCTCAAAAGGATTCAAGATGATGCTCAG GTCAGGGTGAGGATTGGATCCCCTATTACAGGTTATGGTCAGGAAAGTCGAAATCGTGCTGCTCGCCAACGTATTCCCAATAAGATCTACACTGATGAAGATGGCGTGGAGCATGTACTG GTCAATTTTTATATTCGTGGGCCACATGGAGCCGGCAAAGTTTCTGCAGAGATGTTTAAAGACAGGGTGGACAAGCAATGGAAATACACATACTTGATTGTCCAGATTATGCAACCCTCCCAATCGCAATTGATTCTAGAGTCTTATATGCCGGCACCTACCATGGTGCCTTCATAA
- the LOC110657764 gene encoding uncharacterized protein LOC110657764 isoform X2 — MDADRSSRAGEDGHGIPGWWWWALASCTQFVWGTSSYRKGYAGDSRLMPFKAFAVASLFVGSAASASVAALQASGFHKVEDLIEMGTNVRTGLGIPPRAREEQVRANDL, encoded by the exons ATGGACGCCGACAGGAGCAGCCGTGCTGGAGAGGACGGCCATGGGATACCGGGGTGGTGGTGGTGGGCCTTGGCAAGCTGTACCCAATTCGTTTGGGGCACGTCATCATATCGGAAAGGCTACGCCGGCGACTCTCGCCTAATGCCTTTTAAAGCCTTCGCGGTCGCCTCTCTCTTCGTCGGCTCCGCTGCCTCCGCGTCTGTTGCTGCCCTTCAAGCCTCTGGGTTCCACAAG GTGGAGGACCTTATAGAAATGGGAACTAATGTAAGGACCGGACTTGGGATTCCTCCAAGAGCACGAGAGGAGCAAGT AAGAGCAAATGATCTATGA
- the LOC110657764 gene encoding uncharacterized protein LOC110657764 isoform X3, which produces MDADRSSRAGEDGHGIPGWWWWALASCTQFVWGTSSYRKGYAGDSRLMPFKAFAVASLFVGSAASASVAALQASGFHKVEDLIEMGTNVRTGLGIPPRAREERANDL; this is translated from the exons ATGGACGCCGACAGGAGCAGCCGTGCTGGAGAGGACGGCCATGGGATACCGGGGTGGTGGTGGTGGGCCTTGGCAAGCTGTACCCAATTCGTTTGGGGCACGTCATCATATCGGAAAGGCTACGCCGGCGACTCTCGCCTAATGCCTTTTAAAGCCTTCGCGGTCGCCTCTCTCTTCGTCGGCTCCGCTGCCTCCGCGTCTGTTGCTGCCCTTCAAGCCTCTGGGTTCCACAAG GTGGAGGACCTTATAGAAATGGGAACTAATGTAAGGACCGGACTTGGGATTCCTCCAAGAGCACGAGAGGA AAGAGCAAATGATCTATGA
- the LOC110657764 gene encoding uncharacterized protein LOC110657764 isoform X4: MDADRSSRAGEDGHGIPGWWWWALASCTQFVWGTSSYRKGYAGDSRLMPFKAFAVASLFVGSAASASVAALQASGFHKVEDLIEMGTNKSK, encoded by the exons ATGGACGCCGACAGGAGCAGCCGTGCTGGAGAGGACGGCCATGGGATACCGGGGTGGTGGTGGTGGGCCTTGGCAAGCTGTACCCAATTCGTTTGGGGCACGTCATCATATCGGAAAGGCTACGCCGGCGACTCTCGCCTAATGCCTTTTAAAGCCTTCGCGGTCGCCTCTCTCTTCGTCGGCTCCGCTGCCTCCGCGTCTGTTGCTGCCCTTCAAGCCTCTGGGTTCCACAAG GTGGAGGACCTTATAGAAATGGGAACTAAT AAGAGCAAATGA
- the LOC110657764 gene encoding uncharacterized protein LOC110657764 isoform X1: MDADRSSRAGEDGHGIPGWWWWALASCTQFVWGTSSYRKGYAGDSRLMPFKAFAVASLFVGSAASASVAALQASGFHKVEDLIEMGTNVRTGLGIPPRAREEQVLLSPHLHTVLLLGCYLVYGY, from the exons ATGGACGCCGACAGGAGCAGCCGTGCTGGAGAGGACGGCCATGGGATACCGGGGTGGTGGTGGTGGGCCTTGGCAAGCTGTACCCAATTCGTTTGGGGCACGTCATCATATCGGAAAGGCTACGCCGGCGACTCTCGCCTAATGCCTTTTAAAGCCTTCGCGGTCGCCTCTCTCTTCGTCGGCTCCGCTGCCTCCGCGTCTGTTGCTGCCCTTCAAGCCTCTGGGTTCCACAAG GTGGAGGACCTTATAGAAATGGGAACTAATGTAAGGACCGGACTTGGGATTCCTCCAAGAGCACGAGAGGAGCAAGTGTTGCTTTCTCCCCATTTACATACAGTACTTTTGCTGGGTTGTTACTTGGTATATGGCTATTga